Proteins encoded in a region of the Verrucomicrobiia bacterium genome:
- the argF gene encoding ornithine carbamoyltransferase, which translates to MKHLLSLEQLTREEIESILGRAGRLKAGRGRSGEPGSRQPPGSQPPGSQPLAGQTWALIFSKSSTRTRVSFEVGLHEMGARPLFLNAGDIQLGRGEPIKDMARVLGRMVHGAIIRTYAQGDVNEFAAYSGIPTINALTDEEHPCQILADLHTIGERLGPLEDKVVTFVGDGACNIPASWIWAAARLGFELRIAAPRAYQPDAGLLARAGGRITVTEDVDAAARGADVLYTDVWVSMGREAEAAQRLSDLAGYQINAARVALARPGALVMHCLPAYRGKEIDEATFEAHADTIFTQAENRLHVQKAILEWLVS; encoded by the coding sequence ATGAAGCACCTGTTGAGTCTGGAGCAACTGACGCGGGAGGAGATCGAGTCGATCCTCGGGCGGGCGGGCCGGCTGAAGGCGGGCCGGGGCCGGTCGGGGGAACCCGGATCGCGGCAACCGCCGGGGAGTCAACCGCCGGGGAGTCAACCGCTGGCGGGGCAGACGTGGGCGCTGATCTTCTCGAAGAGTTCGACACGCACGCGGGTGAGCTTCGAGGTGGGGTTGCACGAGATGGGGGCGCGTCCGTTGTTCCTGAATGCGGGCGACATTCAGTTGGGGCGTGGCGAGCCGATCAAGGACATGGCACGGGTGCTGGGGAGGATGGTGCACGGGGCGATCATCCGGACCTATGCGCAGGGGGACGTGAATGAATTTGCGGCGTACTCGGGGATCCCGACGATCAACGCGCTGACGGACGAGGAGCATCCCTGCCAGATCCTGGCGGATCTGCACACCATTGGGGAGCGGTTGGGGCCGTTGGAGGACAAGGTGGTGACCTTCGTGGGGGACGGGGCGTGCAACATTCCGGCGAGCTGGATCTGGGCGGCGGCGCGGCTCGGGTTCGAGTTGCGGATTGCGGCACCGCGGGCGTACCAGCCGGACGCGGGGTTGCTGGCACGGGCCGGGGGCCGGATCACGGTGACCGAGGATGTGGATGCGGCGGCGCGGGGGGCGGATGTGTTGTACACCGACGTCTGGGTTTCGATGGGGCGGGAAGCGGAGGCGGCGCAGCGGTTGTCGGATCTGGCGGGGTACCAGATCAACGCGGCGCGGGTTGCGCTGGCCCGGCCCGGGGCGTTGGTGATGCATTGTCTGCCGGCGTACCGGGGGAAGGAGATCGACGAGGCCACGTTCGAGGCGCATGCGGACACGATTTTCACGCAGGCGGAGAACCGGCTGCATGTTCAGAAGGCCATTCTGGAATGGCTGGTGAGCTGA
- the sufT gene encoding putative Fe-S cluster assembly protein SufT, with amino-acid sequence MQSPTTVELSRDCEAIQIPVGNTVTLMAGTVVDIAQTLGGTYTVHAMGGLFRIAAKDLDALGMKPEEGSAPRTGSGAPSGPVNEQAVWDVLKTCYDPEIPVNIVDLGLVYDMVIETLPSGNSKVGVKMTLTAPGCGMGGVIARDAQEKLLLLDGIESADVDIVWDPPWHQSMISGEGRRILGLE; translated from the coding sequence ATGCAATCTCCGACGACCGTTGAGCTATCGCGCGACTGCGAGGCGATCCAGATTCCCGTGGGCAACACCGTGACGTTGATGGCGGGCACGGTGGTGGACATTGCCCAGACCTTGGGCGGCACGTACACGGTGCATGCGATGGGCGGGTTGTTCCGTATTGCGGCGAAGGATCTGGATGCGCTGGGGATGAAGCCGGAGGAGGGATCGGCGCCGCGGACCGGGAGTGGGGCGCCATCGGGACCGGTGAATGAACAGGCGGTGTGGGATGTGCTGAAGACCTGTTACGATCCGGAGATTCCGGTGAACATCGTCGATCTCGGCCTGGTGTACGACATGGTCATCGAGACGCTGCCGTCGGGGAACAGCAAGGTGGGTGTGAAGATGACGCTGACGGCGCCCGGGTGCGGGATGGGCGGGGTGATTGCGAGGGATGCGCAGGAGAAGCTGCTTCTGCTGGACGGGATCGAGTCGGCGGATGTGGACATCGTCTGGGATCCGCCGTGGCATCAGTCGATGATATCCGGGGAGGGCCGGCGGATCCTGGGTCTGGAATAG